GGCGCAGCCGACGCACCCAGCTCATCCCGTACGGAGCCGCCTGGACGCGCTGAAAGGCTCACCATGCACGTAGGCACATCGCCCCTGCATGCATGCAACTAAGATGGGTCCGAATCGTCCACACACCCGTCGCTCTCCCAAGGGCTAAAGGAATCCGCCTCCCACTCGCTCCCCGAGGAGGCAGACAGGAATTAATCTTCCGGAGGGAGCCGCGTGGGATCCACCTCCCAGTCCACGCCGAAACCCAAGTCCAGCTCCCAGGAACCAATGAGAACGCGAGATGGGGAATCATCCACATCCCCCACGTCCCGTCCCAACAGCGACAACCCGTGGCGCGCCAACCGAAGGGGAAATGAATCTCGGGAAGGCGTGGCAGAAACAGGGGAGGGGGGCAGCCTCGGATCCACCGCCGGAGACAGGCCCACCAGGACCCCCACTCCCGAGACCTGATGCGCTGGAGAGCTGGCAGCCGACCGAACCCTGCGCTTTTGACGCATCGGCGATGGGAAGATAGGCTGATCTTCTGGAAAAGCCGCGCCAAGTGGGGATGCCTGATCAAAAGCCACGCCATGCAAATCCTGTCGGGTTGGCTGGTCAACCGTGACCGTTTGAATATGGTGCAGCCTAGCACCTGGAACCGAGCCGGCGGAGGAGCACACGGACGCCAGCGAACCCCCACGAGCCGGGGAGCGGAGCAGCCccacgacggcggcggcgcgaTCTGGAGCGGCCACGCCTGCGACGACCATCAGGCCGCCCATCAGAGTCTTCATCAGCCGACGACGACGGTGGCGGAGGAGAACCGGCCGGCGGCCACGGCCCCACCAACCTAGGAGCAACCGGCGGCGCCTCCTGCACAATATTGACCGGATACCAAAGTGCGTCCGGAAGGCCATCCTCCCGCTGGATGGAGTGCCGCCCAGCCTCCTCCACCACCAAAATGCGTCGCGGAGGAATCCTCGCCGGATCATCCGTGTGCAACCAAACACAAAACACAGACATGTTGTCCCGCCGCGACGTGCAGTCGGCCACCTTGACCACGATGCCAAATCCCCAGAGCACAGACTCCGCCGCCCGCCGGGTCCAGGCGTTCGCTGGGACGCCGAAGAGGGCCAGAGGCACAAGAAATGGCATGGTGATCGCGGTTGCCCGCGCAGAGCGCGTCCAGGGTCACAGAAGGAGCTCGCCGCTACCCACCGGGACCTGGCCACCTTCCACCAACAGGTTTCGCGTCGCCACGTCTCTGCAGAGGACAAGAAATTCCTCTAGGAAGAAGGGGCAGATGGACATGTCCATGGCCCCGATGCCGAACTCCGCATGAATCGCCGCCGAGGCATCTGCCAGGTCCAGGCCAACCACAGGACGAGCAGCCGACACCGACACGACCACAACCCTGTCAAACTCCGCCTCCAAAGCAGCCGACTCCGCCGACGCCTCCAAGAAGCAGCAATCCACGGGCTCCAAGGGCCGCCCACCAACAGATGCCGCCGAGGGCAGAGCGGAGGCAGGATGCGCACCAGAACCCGCGCTGACCACCCGCGACCACGAAAGCCCAGCACGAACGACACTAGCCGGCGGAGGGCCGGGCGGCGGGGGTGGCAGCACGGAGGCCAGGCGAACAGCGTGGGCGGGCGGCGGACCAGGCGGAGGTGGCGGAAGGACCAAGCGAGGACCCGAGGTGGCCAGCTGGCCAGCCGGCGGACAGGCCCGGAGCGCCGGTGGAGGGCGCGGGGGCTGCGAGACCGGCGACGGACTCTGAGGCCGCGTGCAGCCGCGCGAGGTGTGGTTGTCTTCGCCACAACGAAAACAACGAGTAGGATTGCTGCACTCCGCGGAGATGTGGCCCTCCAAGCCGCAGTTGTAGCAGCACCCGAACAGCACGGTCGGGAGGCGCGAATCGGGCCGCGGACGGGCAGCCGGCAAGGCCCTGGAGCGCCGAGGAGGGACAGGGCGCCGACGGGCCTCCCGGGACCGGGGACCACTGAAGCGACGATTCTGCCGCGTCAGCCAGGCCGCAGGCGCTGGAGGGGGCGGACGGGAAGGCCCCGCCTCCGCATCGCCACCCTGCACGATTGGCCCGCGCGCCGTCCCCAGAACCGGAGGAACAACCACGGAGCGAAGCAGAGGCCGGGGCGGCGGGACCGGGGACGGGGGAGCGGAGGAGAACGACCCAGAGAGAGAAACCCGGGAAGCCATGCGCGCACTGGGGGAGGACGCCGCCTCCGGAGTGGAGGGCGACGGGAgaggtggccgccggggccggGTGGCCACCGGCGCGGCGCGCAGGGGAGGGGAAGCGGAGCAGGGGAGGGGAAGCGGATTACAGCCCACAAATACctcctgaataataataataataataataataataataataataataataataataataataataataataataataataataataataactgaaTTATTAATATTATGAATACATTTGAGTACAACACACCATTAATTGCATAACCCAGACGTAACTACATCATCCTCTTCGTTTTCAGACAATCCATGGATCACTTATACCCCCTCTGTTTATTTTAACTCCGCATATTAGGTTTAAATTATCAACATTTACAATAACAGAAAATACAGGAACCAGGAGTGTGTGAGACGAGTATCAGCTGTTCCCATCTAATATTCTCTCTTAGAAGGTGATTAAGAGGGACCATCTTAAATTCTTTCTTATTCCGGTCAATACTCTCTTAGAAGGTAATTAAGAGGGACCATCTTCAAATCTCTCTTATTCTGGTCAAATGAGGAGTGTGTGAGAGGAGCATGAGCCGTCCCCGTATCTTTTCAGCATGCGGCCTTTAAATGATCTATATAATTTTCAGTAAATTCCCAGCAGATTGCTTTCCAATGCACAGCACAACATTTTGGATTATGCAGCAGTAAATGCATCGTAAGGTCTCATCCTCCATGGCTGGCTATAAGAAGAGACGGCACTCACCAGTTTGGATCTGCGCCTTCTCCTAGCCCattccttccttccctcctcccttcaTTCCTTCATTCCCTGGAGACATGGCGATGGGGGTGCCAAAGCTCAAGGTGCCATGCCTGTGCCTGCTGCTGCTGATCATGCCGCTCCTCTCGCTCCCTGGTAAGCCTTGCCTGAAACAAATTCATCCATCTGGAGAACATGGCACTTCCTTGCCGTTCCGGTCTTCTTTTCCTGGGCAGATATTATGCTGTCCATCCATCCATACCCCAATTCATCGTGCAAAGAAGAAAAGGGAAATCTGATGATGTTATGCTGTCCTTTACCTGCAGGATCTCAAGGGGCGACTTGCAGGGAGCTGAGCAAGACCTATACTTCTCCCAACTGCGCGACGGACCGATGCGTGGAGCACTGCCAAGTGGAGGGCTTCCGCAACGGGGTGTGCGAGGGGAGCTACTTCGACCCCTACAAGATACTCTGCTTCTGCAACAAAAACTGCTGAGCAGCCAGCGATGGCGCATTGCTTCGGGGGGGTGTAATAAGATGTTTTAGGCGAGGCACTCATCGATGCGCGATTCACACAAGTTTCATCTGTACTCCCCATTTTGGATGATCGCGTGTTTTCCTTGTTTTCATTTCGTTCCGGTTGAAAAAGaatttctatctatctatctatctatctatctatctatctatctatctatctatctatatgatCTATATCTATCTGCGGGTGCAAAGTCCAAGCTCGAAGCGCACACCAAGAGGAGCATGCGGAACCTGCACAAAACCCAGAAAACAACAAGAGGATCATAATAACCGCTGCTGCCGATTCTGGAAGACTTGCATGCTCATGTGTCCACGGTTATTTCCTCTCTATCTTTTTCTTCAGAGTGAGTGTTTCCAAATGACAGCACATCACCAGGTCATCCAGATATAACATCGTTATCAATTGCATCATAATCACAGTCACCTTTAAAAAAAAAATCTTGTTCAACCATCCGTGGCTGCCTATAAGAAGGTATTGATTGATGGCATGCATTAATTAACAGCCTATATCTGCATATTTCTTCTTATATCCTTTGCCTGTAAAACAACATCTATCTGATTTCAAGAATATACAGGTGACACTCTGCGTTCTTCCTCAGAGGTGTTCTATTCTTGTTCTCTGAGTGTACAAGGCCGCTGTGCGCTTCCACGCTTGGTTCGCCGGTGCGGCTCGCCCAATATTTATGTTCAGAGTTGGCCCAAGCCTACTGAACCGGGACTACGATGAAGACCTGTGGTCAAAAGCCAAAATATTTGCCACAATTCAAGCAGATAGCACAACCAACAATTGTAAGTGCAAGAGTTGCCACCATGTACAACAATCTCTAAACTCCAATAAAAGGAACAGCAATAATGATCTCCAAGGATGTATAGATCGATGCACATCGTCATGCGAAGTTTTCCTTCAGATCGGTCGAGTCCCTGACTCAGAGCACGCAGTGGATGCTGAGATCGTCTTGAAACCTGTAAATTATGCACTTGTGGTTGATCATGTGGAGCTCATCGCCACGGCGCACCACCTCCACTCCCGTCAAGACGGTGAGGTCATGGAGCACTATGTCATCATCCAGCCCGTCGTCAGAACGGTAGCCCCATGAGCTTGGGTGCCTCTCGATGCTCTGAAAGCTGGTGGCGATGCAGAACTTGCCTGCGCCCAGGTTGAGCAGGTGCCTCTGCGACGTCAGCCACTCCTCGGGTAGGCGATCCAGGTAGCTCCAGGTTTGCCGCACcaccggcggcgaggaggaggaggaggaggagaggtcaAAGGCGCGCAGGCAGTGGGCGGGGTTGCGGTTGGCGTGCTCGACGCCGAACCAGAGGCCGAGCTCCGGGACGCATTCCGCGGCGCCATCGCAGGGCAGCACCCAGCGGCCAGCCTGTCTCCACTCGCCCCTGGCCGTGTCGAAGGCACATGCGGTGCCGGCGTCCATGGATGACACGCAGATCGTTGTGtcgtccaccaccgccgccgcggaGGGGGAGAACAGTTTCCTGCCGATGTCCGGCGGGTACACCGCCGGTCCGTAGAGCGACTGGGAGGGcagaggcttccagctccaccacaggGGCCCAGCATGAGATCGGCCATACCCAGGGAAGAAGCCGGTCCTTGCAACGAcctgggccaggcccacctgtgtgTTACTGGGCCTTTGTGGCTCAGCCCGTGTGGCGTGTGTGGATTAGGCATATAAGCGTGTGGCTGGCGTGTGTGTGAGGGCATCGAACTGTAATCACAAATATTGTTCCTTATTCAAGCTTTCCTCCCTGCTTCTTTCCCCTTCTCCAAGCTCTCTCCCTGAGATATTTCTCTTGGTTTGAGATCCACATCCCGGCGAGACGCAGGGAGGTGCTACGGGAACGTAGCATTTGGTACTCAGAGCCGTGTATCGATCCGCTTCCTCTGATCTGAAATTTTTCATCCAGAGCTCACGATCAATCCTTCGATCGGCTTGTAATTCCTAGCAAAAGGTGCGGATCCCCTCGGGTGATCTCGCGCAAAACACCTCCAGTGTACCTGCGCTGGGTTGAGTAGATCCAGGACCTTCCCGACGGCGCGTTCGACCATGCCTTCTCTGCATTTGTAGCATGCTCTGTTGATTCCAATAATACAAGAGACAAAGGCATCAGTCTCTCCTCACTCGGACCAAGAACAGATTTCATCAGCAGAGAGGACCATCAAGAGCTTAATGTGATTCCTGCTCATCAAAAGGCAAGCAGACTATTGCAACTTCACCTTTATTATATGCTGATCTGCTCGTCACGGCAAATTCGACATAGAAGTTTGACATATACACTTCCTTATAAACACACAACAGTATTATTACTTCACAAGCATCATCAGCAGGGTTTCCTGCAGAAGCAGACTAACGCGAGAGGTTCTAAGGCGACGAACTCACACTCCCCACGAGGGAACCCCTCCTTGTGGCAGTGCTCGAGGCATGGATTGTCCGCGCAGTGGAAAGTAGTGTATGTCTTGCTCAACACCCTGCAAGTATCGCCTGCTTCAGATCCTGCAGTCAAAACAAGGACACCATTTTGCTTAGCAGCATCAAACAAAGAACAGAAGTACAGAACACCGAGAAACCGTTGTATTCTTCGGATAATTATTTCAGGGAAGGCTTACCAGGAAGCAACAGGAGTGGCATGAGCAGCAGCAAGCACaagcctggcatcttgatcttggagACCTCCATGTCTTCAAGAATAAACACCCAAGGGAGAAATTAAGCTAGCGGAGAGGAGACGATGCAGATCCAAATACGTTAGTGCTTTCTCTTCTTATAGTCATGGATGGCCAGACCATATTAAAAAAAAACTATGTAGAAAATAGAGTGTGATGCAATTATATCTCGAAGATGCACTTCTATTTGGATAATGCAATGATGTGTTGCACCTTCAAAGTTCGAAGCAATCTTGAGACTTTTATAGATGAAAACAAACATAGGGATGATGCAGCTCGGTGTTGTATACATTGGCAGATGCTGAAATTTTTGGTCTAGATAGAGCTGAAACATTTTTTTTCGAAAAGAAGgataaccccggcctctgcatcgagcGCCAACAGTCCTCCCCCGCGCCgcctctcctcccgccgccgccggggtcgtcgccgggcaaagcccgcgctGCACGGCGGCGGCGAATCTCCTCGGTCGATGATCTGGATCGCGGCGGCGGCGCCTGTCCCGGCCTCTTCGGCGGCAGTGCTGCAGGGTGGCGGCGGCCAGCCTGGCTCGGCGTGCTTGTGGCGATGAGCGGCGTAGAGGATAGTGGGTGGCCGCGGCATGGTGCaggcgggcccgatctgggcccaGATGGGTCTCGGAGGGTCGCGATCTACATGTAACAGCCCCTTCTGCATCTCGACGGCTCCGACGGCGGTACGCGAAGGTGCTCCTGGGCTAGTCCCACAGCATGAGGAAGCCTCGGGCAGCGGCCCGGGCATGGCGGTGGCGGCCTACTCCTCCGCCGGAGTTGGTCGGCCGACTAGTTGTGGCGAACCATCTTGGTCCCACATCTAGTCCCGGCGGCAAGTTGGGAAGGCGTggctgccggtgaaaaccgagctccAACTATGGTCATGGCAGACGATGGCGGCGTCTATGcgttgttaccttgttgaaggcatcgcCATTGCAACCACCTTCTACCCACTCGCGCTGCTCCAGGTGAAACCCCAGATCCGAGTATTtcggatcggacgatggcggcgctCTCGGTGTCGCTCTCCCTCATGAGGGCATTGTTTGGAGTAGCTGCTGGATGGAGAACGCAAGGAGTGGAGCAGTGTACATCTACCGCGTCGATGACGGTCTCGGCGGCGTGGCACATCGGGGTCTTGGTAACGGACGTGAGATGATGGACTCGCGCAGGGCGTGGGCGCTGTCTGACATTGTGATGGCGTCGACGGCAGGCCTGGCAAGGTCGATGTGTCAGTACCTGCTCTGAAGCTGGATCGGTGAAAGATGGTGGTGACGGCCTCTGCAGTGTGCGTGTGCGGT
Above is a window of Triticum dicoccoides isolate Atlit2015 ecotype Zavitan chromosome 5B, WEW_v2.0, whole genome shotgun sequence DNA encoding:
- the LOC119305180 gene encoding defensin-like protein, which codes for MEVSKIKMPGLCLLLLMPLLLLPGSEAGDTCRVLSKTYTTFHCADNPCLEHCHKEGFPRGECEFVALEPLALVCFCRKPC